From the genome of Prevotella herbatica, one region includes:
- a CDS encoding Na+/H+ antiporter NhaC family protein gives MFTIYSVDKTDKKPNLSLSVAFMISSIYAVIISGGIPVKKRIDTFSKGAGASNLMLMLWIYVLAGAFAASAKSMGAIDATVNMALNFLPASLVLPGLFLAACFISISIGTSVGTVVALVPIAAGIAHSTGSNVPLITAIVVGGAYFGDNLSFISDTTVVATQTQNCNMSDKFKVNAIIVAPAAIIVLAIYAFMGADFNAPADVGQVEYLKVIPYIAVLVIAVMGINVMGVLTIGLFLCGIIGIFDGDYNVYGWLSAMGDGILSMGELVIIAMLAGGMLEIIKENGGIDYIIEKITNKISGKRGAEFSIAALVSFVNLCTANNTVAILTVGGISKKIGDRFGVDNRKVASILDTFSCCIQGLIPYGVQILLAAGLANLNPMQIVPYLYYPVAIGLAAILAIIFRYPKKYS, from the coding sequence ATGTTTACTATCTATTCAGTAGATAAGACAGACAAAAAACCAAATCTGTCACTAAGTGTAGCTTTCATGATTTCCAGCATTTATGCTGTAATTATTTCTGGCGGCATTCCTGTAAAAAAGAGGATTGATACATTTAGTAAAGGTGCTGGTGCTAGCAATCTGATGCTCATGCTTTGGATATATGTACTAGCGGGAGCGTTTGCAGCTTCTGCAAAAAGTATGGGAGCTATTGATGCTACTGTTAATATGGCTCTCAATTTTTTACCGGCAAGTTTAGTCTTACCAGGCTTATTTTTGGCAGCATGCTTTATCTCAATATCTATAGGTACAAGTGTTGGAACAGTTGTCGCATTAGTGCCAATAGCTGCTGGAATTGCCCATTCCACCGGTTCTAATGTTCCGTTAATTACTGCAATTGTTGTTGGTGGAGCATACTTTGGTGATAATCTTTCTTTTATTTCCGACACTACAGTCGTGGCGACGCAGACTCAGAATTGCAATATGTCTGACAAGTTCAAGGTCAATGCTATTATTGTAGCACCAGCGGCAATAATAGTTTTGGCTATATATGCTTTTATGGGAGCTGATTTCAATGCGCCGGCAGATGTAGGGCAAGTAGAATATTTGAAAGTAATACCTTATATAGCTGTTTTGGTAATAGCAGTAATGGGTATTAACGTAATGGGTGTTTTAACAATAGGCTTATTCTTATGTGGTATTATAGGCATTTTTGATGGTGACTATAATGTTTATGGTTGGTTGAGTGCTATGGGCGATGGAATATTGAGTATGGGTGAGCTTGTTATAATCGCGATGTTAGCTGGTGGAATGCTTGAAATCATAAAAGAAAATGGCGGAATTGATTATATAATAGAAAAGATAACCAATAAGATATCTGGTAAAAGAGGTGCTGAATTTTCTATTGCAGCACTAGTCTCTTTCGTGAATTTATGTACAGCCAATAATACTGTTGCTATATTAACTGTGGGAGGCATATCCAAGAAAATCGGCGATCGTTTTGGCGTAGATAACAGAAAAGTTGCAAGTATATTAGATACCTTCTCTTGTTGCATTCAAGGCCTTATCCCGTATGGTGTTCAGATACTTCTTGCTGCGGGATTAGCAAATCTTAATCCTATGCAAATTGTACCATATCTATATTACCCTGTCGCAATTGGATTAGCAGCTATTTTGGCCATTATTTTTAGATATCCAAAAAAATATTCTTAA
- a CDS encoding zinc ribbon domain-containing protein produces MAIIKCPECGHPVSDKAPTCPNCGVEIAGKVNLNVPQQNIKENTNTPKSENPKPKKGISRVLIVSFVIALITCGVVFYFYHDAQTSKEQEAYEYAMKSTDPAVLQSYLDTYTDAPEEHIDSIQNHLNSLQQVDKDWTNALVSDSKSALQDYLDKHPDSPYKAVAEHKIDSIDWTLVSTTNTNDAYNKYLEDHPNGEHVDEAKDGIKNLNANTVQPEERVIINGLFRNFFQSINSRDEQALMSTCEGLLTSFLGKTDATKSDVVTFLNKIWKDDMTNMNWHINNDYKIDKKEVGDGEYEYTVTFSAIQSKEFNDASKNGKSKFRISAKVSPNDRISSFNMTKIIE; encoded by the coding sequence ATGGCTATTATAAAATGTCCAGAATGCGGGCACCCAGTCAGTGACAAAGCACCGACATGCCCTAACTGTGGAGTTGAAATCGCAGGTAAGGTAAACCTGAATGTACCACAGCAAAATATCAAGGAAAATACCAATACTCCTAAAAGTGAAAATCCAAAGCCAAAGAAGGGAATTAGCAGAGTTCTTATCGTAAGTTTTGTTATTGCTTTAATTACATGTGGTGTTGTATTCTATTTTTATCATGATGCACAGACAAGTAAGGAACAAGAAGCTTATGAATATGCAATGAAGAGTACAGACCCTGCAGTTCTTCAGTCATATCTTGATACTTATACTGATGCCCCTGAGGAGCATATTGATAGTATACAGAATCACCTTAATAGCCTTCAACAAGTTGATAAAGATTGGACTAATGCACTTGTAAGTGATTCAAAGTCTGCTTTACAGGATTATTTGGATAAGCATCCAGACTCTCCTTATAAGGCTGTCGCTGAACATAAAATTGATTCAATAGATTGGACGCTTGTTTCTACAACAAATACAAATGATGCTTATAACAAGTATCTTGAAGATCATCCTAATGGAGAACATGTTGATGAGGCTAAAGATGGGATTAAGAATCTTAACGCAAATACAGTACAACCTGAAGAGCGTGTTATCATTAATGGTCTATTCCGCAATTTCTTCCAAAGCATTAACTCTCGTGATGAGCAAGCTCTTATGAGTACATGCGAAGGACTACTTACATCTTTCCTTGGAAAGACTGACGCTACAAAGAGTGATGTTGTAACTTTCTTGAATAAAATCTGGAAAGACGATATGACAAATATGAATTGGCATATTAATAACGATTACAAAATAGACAAGAAGGAAGTTGGTGATGGTGAGTACGAATACACCGTAACATTCTCTGCTATTCAAAGCAAGGAGTTTAATGATGCTTCAAAGAATGGTAAGTCTAAATTCCGTATAAGTGCAAAAGTTAGTCCTAATGACAGAATTAGCTCATTCAATATGACTAAGATCATTGAATAG
- a CDS encoding LacI family DNA-binding transcriptional regulator: protein MTEKIRIKDIAEMAGVSVGTVDRVLHNRPNVSPPAREKVEKALKEMNYQPNMYASALAYNKSYTFYLFIPNHEQETYWEEIEEGANKAMESRRDFNIDVRIMYYERFSDESFTEKSEECLANNPDGVIVVPAELDITRQFTDKLHESNIPFIMLDSYMPDLLPLSFYGQDSFSSGYFAAKIMMMVAANDTEIMIMKQMKSGRVVSKQQANREVGFRHYMRDHFPDIKILEVNLPLDSSKTEYDTILDDFFNEHPQLHHCITLNSKAHIVGEFLLRTNRRDVQIMGYDMVGKNAECLRQGSISFLIAQHAYQQGYSCVEALFKAIVLKKKVQPVNYMPIELLLKENVDFYRRTQL, encoded by the coding sequence ATGACTGAAAAAATAAGAATTAAAGACATCGCCGAAATGGCGGGAGTCTCTGTCGGAACAGTAGACCGTGTTCTGCACAATCGTCCTAATGTGTCACCTCCAGCTAGAGAAAAAGTTGAGAAAGCTCTCAAGGAGATGAACTATCAGCCTAATATGTATGCTAGTGCATTAGCATACAACAAATCGTATACTTTCTATCTTTTCATTCCAAATCATGAACAGGAAACTTATTGGGAAGAAATAGAAGAAGGTGCCAATAAGGCTATGGAGTCAAGGCGTGACTTCAATATTGATGTCAGAATAATGTATTATGAAAGATTTAGCGATGAGTCTTTTACTGAAAAAAGCGAAGAATGTCTTGCTAATAATCCTGATGGTGTGATAGTTGTTCCTGCGGAACTAGATATTACTCGTCAATTTACTGATAAGTTGCATGAGTCTAATATTCCTTTTATAATGCTTGACTCTTATATGCCAGACCTATTGCCGCTCTCTTTTTATGGTCAAGATTCTTTCAGTAGTGGATATTTTGCTGCAAAAATTATGATGATGGTTGCTGCAAATGATACAGAAATTATGATCATGAAGCAGATGAAATCAGGTAGGGTTGTTAGTAAGCAGCAGGCTAACCGTGAAGTTGGCTTCAGGCATTACATGAGAGATCACTTCCCAGATATCAAAATATTAGAGGTTAATTTACCACTTGATAGTAGTAAGACAGAATATGATACTATTCTTGATGACTTCTTTAATGAGCATCCACAGTTGCATCATTGCATAACGCTGAATTCGAAAGCTCATATTGTTGGTGAGTTCTTACTTAGAACAAATAGACGTGATGTTCAAATTATGGGATATGATATGGTTGGAAAAAATGCAGAGTGTCTAAGACAAGGTAGTATTTCGTTCCTAATAGCACAGCATGCATACCAACAAGGATATAGTTGCGTTGAGGCTCTTTTTAAAGCCATTGTGTTGAAGAAAAAAGTGCAACCTGTAAACTATATGCCTATAGAATTATTGTTGAAAGAAAATGTTGACTTCTATCGTAGAACTCAATTATAA
- a CDS encoding iron-sulfur cluster assembly scaffold protein, with protein MIYSKEVDNMCVVAKGPNHGPAPIPEEGKWIQAKEIKDISGYTHGVGWCAPQQGACKLSLNIKDGIIQEALVETIGCTGMTHSAAMASEILPGKTILEALNTDLVCDAINTAMRELFLQIVYGRSQSAFSEGGLVIGAGLEDLGKGLRSQTGTLYGTVAKGTRYLELTEGYITKQFLDKDSQVCGYEYVQLGKMMEAIKNGVDANEAVKKFTGSYGRTTAEQGVVKAIDPRKE; from the coding sequence ATGATTTATTCTAAAGAAGTCGACAACATGTGTGTTGTTGCAAAGGGCCCAAATCATGGTCCAGCCCCAATTCCTGAAGAAGGAAAATGGATTCAGGCTAAAGAGATTAAAGACATCTCTGGTTATACTCACGGTGTGGGTTGGTGTGCTCCTCAGCAGGGTGCTTGTAAGCTATCTTTGAATATCAAAGATGGTATTATTCAGGAAGCTCTTGTTGAGACAATAGGTTGTACAGGTATGACACACTCTGCTGCTATGGCATCAGAAATTCTTCCTGGAAAGACTATTCTTGAAGCTCTTAATACCGACTTGGTTTGTGATGCTATCAACACAGCAATGCGCGAACTTTTCTTGCAGATTGTATACGGTCGTAGCCAGAGTGCATTCTCTGAGGGCGGTCTTGTTATCGGTGCAGGTCTTGAGGATCTTGGTAAAGGTCTTCGTAGCCAGACTGGTACACTTTACGGTACAGTAGCTAAGGGTACTCGTTACCTAGAGTTGACAGAGGGTTATATCACAAAGCAGTTCTTGGATAAGGACAGTCAGGTTTGTGGTTACGAGTATGTTCAACTAGGCAAGATGATGGAAGCTATCAAGAATGGCGTGGACGCTAACGAAGCAGTTAAGAAGTTCACAGGTTCTTATGGCCGTACTACAGCTGAGCAGGGTGTTGTTAAAGCTATTGATCCACGTAAAGAATAA
- a CDS encoding sugar kinase encodes MGKIVTLGEIMLRLSPEGNYRFVQTDSFRIIPGGGEANVAVSLANYGHDTYFVSKLPKHEIGQIAVNALRRYGVNTDFIARGGDRVGLYYAETGASMRPSKVIYDRANSAIAEAETSDFDFDAIMEGADWFHWSGITPAISDKAAELTKLACEAAKRHNVTVSVDLNFRKKLWTSEKAISVMKPLMKYVDVCIGNEEDAQLCLGFKPDADVEGGKTDAEGYYGIFKGMMKEFGFKYVVSTLRESLSATHNGWKALIYDGKEFYQSKHYDINPIIDRVGGGDSFSGGLIHGMLTYKDQAKALEFAVAASALKHTIPGDFNQVSLAEVESLAGGNANGRVQR; translated from the coding sequence ATGGGTAAAATCGTTACATTAGGTGAGATTATGCTTCGCCTTTCACCTGAAGGCAATTATCGTTTCGTCCAGACTGATTCTTTCAGAATTATACCTGGAGGCGGTGAGGCCAATGTTGCTGTTAGTTTAGCTAATTATGGTCATGATACATATTTCGTATCAAAACTTCCAAAGCACGAAATCGGTCAGATTGCAGTAAATGCACTTCGTCGCTATGGAGTTAATACAGATTTTATTGCAAGAGGTGGTGATAGGGTAGGTCTTTACTATGCAGAAACTGGAGCCAGCATGCGCCCTTCTAAAGTTATTTACGACAGAGCCAACAGTGCCATTGCTGAAGCCGAAACATCTGATTTTGATTTTGATGCTATTATGGAAGGTGCAGATTGGTTTCATTGGAGCGGTATCACACCAGCCATAAGTGATAAAGCTGCAGAACTAACTAAATTAGCATGTGAAGCTGCTAAGCGTCATAATGTAACGGTATCTGTAGACTTGAATTTCAGGAAGAAATTATGGACTTCAGAAAAGGCTATATCTGTAATGAAACCTCTTATGAAATATGTTGATGTTTGTATTGGCAATGAAGAGGACGCACAACTTTGTCTTGGTTTCAAACCAGATGCAGATGTAGAAGGTGGAAAGACTGATGCAGAGGGATACTATGGTATTTTCAAGGGAATGATGAAAGAATTTGGATTCAAGTATGTTGTTTCTACACTTCGTGAAAGTCTGTCTGCTACTCATAATGGTTGGAAAGCCTTGATTTACGATGGCAAAGAATTCTATCAAAGCAAACATTATGACATTAATCCAATTATAGATCGTGTTGGCGGTGGTGATTCGTTCTCTGGAGGTTTGATTCATGGAATGCTAACATATAAGGATCAAGCCAAGGCTTTGGAATTCGCAGTTGCAGCAAGTGCGCTGAAGCATACTATACCTGGAGATTTCAATCAGGTATCTTTGGCAGAAGTTGAAAGTCTTGCTGGCGGAAATGCTAATGGACGTGTTCAGCGCTAA
- a CDS encoding DnaJ domain-containing protein: MAFIDYYKILGVDRNIPQKDVRAAYRKRAKLFHPDLHPNDPKAKAKFQALNEAYDVIGDSDKRAKYDKFGEQWKQADQYNNAGSGFQSSGNPFEGFDFGSFGQNGGGFSSFFKDLFGGGGFRNADKFSSAGRHQDSGQMEAKVSIDIYTALLGGEIIIQLNNNQKIKLKVKPETQNGTKVRVRGRGYSRGDGTYGDLIIVYNVKLPTGLSQRQKELLRQMKDA; encoded by the coding sequence ATGGCATTTATAGATTATTACAAGATTTTAGGTGTTGATAGGAATATACCTCAAAAAGACGTACGCGCTGCTTACAGGAAGCGCGCAAAGCTTTTTCACCCAGACTTACATCCAAATGACCCGAAAGCTAAGGCTAAGTTTCAAGCTTTAAATGAGGCATACGATGTGATAGGAGATAGTGACAAAAGAGCTAAATATGATAAATTTGGAGAACAGTGGAAACAAGCTGACCAATATAATAATGCCGGTAGTGGATTCCAGTCTAGTGGAAATCCGTTTGAAGGCTTTGACTTCGGTAGCTTCGGACAAAATGGAGGAGGATTCTCTAGTTTCTTCAAGGACTTATTTGGCGGTGGTGGATTCCGCAATGCAGATAAGTTTAGTTCTGCCGGTAGACATCAGGACAGTGGACAGATGGAAGCTAAGGTTAGCATTGATATTTATACGGCATTGTTAGGTGGAGAGATTATCATCCAACTAAACAATAATCAAAAGATTAAACTTAAAGTAAAACCTGAAACACAGAATGGCACAAAAGTCAGAGTGCGGGGCAGAGGTTATAGCCGTGGTGATGGAACTTATGGTGATTTGATTATTGTCTATAATGTGAAATTGCCAACTGGTTTAAGTCAAAGGCAAAAAGAGCTGTTGCGACAAATGAAAGATGCCTAA
- a CDS encoding ATP-dependent Clp protease ATP-binding subunit: protein MTSQFSPKVSEILAFSREEATRLASRYVGPEHLVLGILREKENPLQNLFKRMNIDEQSVKFELEKKVREDELSEPIITSELVLNEQASNILKLAVLEARLQHTQMVDVQHLILAILHDQVNNGAKEILELNNMNYEDTLSYLQVQKSNSPVQNGLELPDEDDEDEFDASPSGGRQAESLKVKNNSSKTPILDNFSTDLTQAALDGKLDVVVGREREIQRVTEILCRRKKNNPILIGEPGVGKSAIVEGLAQLIVQHKTSPILFNKRVVNLNMTAIVAGTKYRGQFEERIRDLIKELERNSDIIVFIDEIHTIIGAGSTPGSMDAANIMKPALARGVIQCIGATTLDEYRQSIEKDGALERRFQKVLVEATSADETLSILKNIKDRYEEHHHVTYTDEALKACVNLTERYITDRYFPDKAIDALDEVGSHIHLQHAEVPTDITDKQKELEETIIKKNVAVKNQNFELAAGYRDYQSKLEAEIKDLNEKWSKGENGDRHLVTDTDVADVVSTMAGIPVQRIAEKENIRLKNMANVLTENVIAQDKAIEKMVKAIQRNRVGIKDPNHPIGVFMFLGPTGVGKTYLAKQLANYMFGSSDALIRIDMSEYSESFNTSRLVGAPPGYVGYEQGGQLTEKVRRHPYSIVLLDEIEKAHGNVFNMLLQVLDEGRLTDGNGRLVDFRNTVIIMTSNSGTRQLKEFGRGVGFNAGGTLGLSINDKDKEYARSIIQKSLSKQFAPEFLNRLDEIVTFDQLDLTAIKKIIDIELKELFARIESLGYKLSITDKAKEFVATKGYDVQFGARPLKRAIQNYIEDGVCERILSGDIKEGDTINIGKNPNKDELTFK from the coding sequence ATGACAAGTCAATTTTCACCAAAGGTTTCCGAAATACTGGCATTTAGCCGGGAGGAAGCGACACGCCTCGCAAGTCGATATGTAGGTCCAGAGCATCTGGTGCTTGGCATATTGCGTGAAAAGGAAAATCCGTTGCAGAATTTGTTTAAACGAATGAATATTGACGAGCAAAGCGTAAAGTTTGAGCTTGAGAAGAAAGTTCGTGAAGATGAACTCTCTGAACCGATAATCACTTCAGAACTTGTACTGAATGAGCAAGCAAGTAACATCTTGAAGCTTGCTGTGCTTGAGGCTAGATTGCAACATACACAGATGGTTGACGTGCAACATTTAATATTGGCGATATTGCATGATCAGGTTAACAATGGTGCCAAGGAAATATTAGAATTAAACAACATGAATTACGAAGATACACTATCATACTTGCAGGTTCAAAAAAGTAATTCACCCGTGCAGAATGGGCTTGAGCTACCTGATGAAGATGATGAAGATGAGTTTGATGCCAGTCCTTCAGGGGGACGTCAGGCAGAATCCTTAAAAGTAAAGAATAACAGCAGTAAAACACCTATACTTGATAATTTTTCAACCGACCTTACACAAGCTGCTCTTGACGGCAAACTTGATGTAGTTGTAGGGCGTGAGAGGGAAATACAGCGTGTAACAGAAATACTTTGTCGCCGCAAGAAAAATAACCCTATTTTAATAGGTGAACCAGGTGTTGGCAAAAGTGCTATTGTAGAAGGTCTTGCTCAACTTATTGTTCAGCATAAGACATCACCAATACTCTTTAATAAACGCGTGGTAAATCTCAACATGACAGCGATTGTTGCTGGAACAAAGTATCGTGGACAGTTTGAGGAACGTATACGTGATCTTATAAAAGAACTTGAGCGAAATAGCGACATAATTGTATTTATTGATGAAATACATACTATAATCGGTGCAGGAAGTACACCTGGAAGTATGGACGCTGCAAATATAATGAAACCAGCTTTGGCTAGAGGCGTTATTCAATGTATTGGAGCAACCACACTTGATGAATACCGACAGAGTATTGAAAAAGATGGAGCTCTTGAGCGTCGATTCCAGAAAGTATTGGTAGAAGCCACATCCGCAGATGAAACATTGTCTATATTGAAAAATATAAAAGACAGATATGAAGAACATCACCATGTGACATATACTGACGAGGCTTTAAAGGCATGTGTCAATCTGACAGAAAGATATATCACTGATAGATATTTCCCAGACAAGGCTATTGATGCTCTTGATGAGGTTGGTTCACATATCCATTTGCAGCATGCAGAAGTTCCGACAGACATCACTGACAAACAGAAAGAACTAGAGGAAACTATAATCAAGAAGAATGTAGCTGTTAAAAATCAGAACTTTGAACTTGCTGCTGGATATCGTGACTATCAGTCAAAACTGGAAGCTGAGATAAAAGATCTGAATGAAAAATGGAGTAAGGGCGAGAATGGAGACAGACATCTTGTCACCGATACCGATGTTGCTGATGTTGTTTCTACAATGGCAGGTATACCTGTGCAAAGAATTGCAGAAAAAGAAAATATACGACTGAAGAATATGGCTAATGTGCTGACTGAAAATGTTATTGCACAGGATAAGGCTATAGAAAAAATGGTAAAAGCCATTCAAAGAAATCGTGTTGGAATTAAAGATCCAAATCATCCTATCGGAGTTTTCATGTTTCTAGGCCCTACCGGTGTCGGTAAAACATATTTGGCAAAGCAGTTGGCAAATTATATGTTTGGCTCTTCTGATGCATTGATACGTATAGATATGAGTGAATATTCTGAAAGTTTCAATACGTCTCGTCTTGTTGGTGCACCTCCGGGATATGTAGGGTATGAGCAAGGCGGACAGTTGACTGAAAAAGTACGTAGACATCCCTACTCTATTGTATTGCTAGATGAAATCGAGAAGGCTCATGGTAATGTGTTTAACATGTTACTTCAAGTCCTTGACGAAGGTAGACTTACAGATGGCAACGGTCGTTTAGTTGATTTCAGAAATACTGTTATCATAATGACATCCAATTCAGGAACTCGCCAACTAAAAGAATTTGGTCGTGGTGTTGGTTTTAATGCTGGTGGAACTCTAGGTTTAAGCATTAATGACAAAGATAAAGAATATGCACGTAGCATCATTCAAAAAAGTCTTAGCAAACAGTTTGCTCCTGAATTTCTCAACCGTCTTGATGAGATTGTAACATTCGATCAGTTGGATCTGACAGCAATAAAAAAGATCATAGATATAGAGCTCAAAGAACTTTTTGCTCGCATTGAGTCTTTAGGTTATAAATTGTCTATAACAGATAAGGCAAAGGAATTTGTTGCGACCAAAGGATACGATGTGCAATTTGGTGCTCGTCCATTGAAGCGTGCTATTCAAAACTATATTGAAGACGGCGTATGTGAGCGTATTCTAAGCGGTGATATTAAGGAGGGAGACACTATAAATATCGGCAAAAATCCAAACAAGGATGAGTTGACATTCAAATAG
- a CDS encoding glycoside hydrolase family 25 protein: MEMFKKIYLYLLLSISTTVGANAQNYVQCEDTCTHVHGIDLSHYQGNVFWETVGDNSKMAYVYLKATEGGSKIDDKYERNIELAHKYGLKVGSYHFFRPKADLNSQLLNFMTQCRPSEQDLIPMIDIETKSGMGTEEFCDSLFKFLDMVEKAYRQKPLLYTFANFYNHYLLGNVNGYKLMIAQYTKREPELSDDRDFIMWQYTGKGRINGVNGFVDKSRFMGRHGLREIKFRH, translated from the coding sequence ATGGAAATGTTTAAAAAAATATATCTATACTTGTTATTATCAATATCTACAACCGTTGGTGCTAATGCTCAAAACTATGTTCAATGTGAAGATACATGCACACATGTACATGGCATAGATTTAAGTCATTATCAGGGGAATGTATTTTGGGAGACTGTTGGAGATAATTCTAAAATGGCTTATGTTTACCTAAAGGCAACGGAAGGTGGAAGCAAAATAGATGATAAATATGAGCGAAACATAGAGCTGGCTCATAAATACGGATTAAAGGTAGGATCGTATCACTTTTTCAGACCAAAGGCAGACTTGAACAGTCAGTTATTGAATTTTATGACTCAATGCAGACCTTCTGAACAAGATTTAATTCCAATGATTGATATTGAAACTAAAAGTGGAATGGGAACAGAAGAGTTTTGTGATTCTTTGTTCAAATTTCTAGATATGGTTGAGAAGGCTTACAGACAGAAACCTTTATTATACACTTTTGCTAATTTCTACAACCATTATTTGTTAGGAAATGTAAATGGCTACAAACTGATGATTGCGCAATATACAAAACGTGAACCGGAATTAAGTGATGATCGTGACTTCATAATGTGGCAATATACTGGTAAAGGTAGAATAAATGGTGTAAATGGATTTGTGGACAAAAGCCGTTTCATGGGACGACATGGTCTGCGCGAGATAAAATTCAGACATTAA
- a CDS encoding UxaA family hydrolase yields the protein MKQTTVLKINKADSVVVCLRPLQKGEIINVDGEDITILQDTPSGHKILIRDTDEGVDIIKYGYPIGHAKVNLKAGEWVNENNLKTNLAGTLEYTYSPVNEDLNIKNENKKFKGYIRKNGEVGTRNEIWIVPTVGCVNGVAEKLVDKLKQETKLEGIDAIHAWHHNYGCSQLSDDHENTRKILRDICLHPNTGGVLVLSLGCENNQPDAFMEMLGDYDKDRIKLLVTQKVKGDEVEEGMKILRDLYSLAKDDKREDVPLSKLRIGLKCGGSDGFSGITANPLVGELSDWLVAQGGTSVLTEVPEMFGAETILMNRCKTPELFNKTVSLINNFKEYFISHGEPVGENPSPGNKAGGISTLEDKALGCTQKCGRAKVNGVLEYGDRLCDDGLNLLSAPGNDLVASTALASAGCQLVLFTTGRGTPFGTFVPTMKISTNSTLFNNKPNWIDFNAGELIEGSDMKDVLNKFIDKVISVASGELVRNEINEYREISIFKNGVTL from the coding sequence ATGAAACAAACTACTGTACTGAAAATTAATAAGGCTGACTCTGTTGTTGTCTGTCTTAGACCTCTTCAAAAAGGAGAGATTATTAATGTTGACGGTGAGGATATCACCATATTGCAAGATACCCCATCTGGTCATAAAATCCTAATTCGTGATACTGATGAGGGTGTTGATATTATCAAATACGGTTATCCTATTGGTCATGCTAAAGTCAATTTAAAAGCTGGAGAATGGGTAAATGAGAATAACTTGAAGACGAATTTAGCTGGTACTTTAGAGTATACATATTCGCCTGTTAATGAGGATCTTAATATAAAAAACGAGAACAAAAAATTTAAGGGATATATACGTAAAAATGGCGAAGTAGGAACAAGAAATGAAATATGGATTGTACCTACTGTAGGATGCGTAAATGGAGTTGCTGAAAAATTGGTTGACAAATTAAAACAAGAAACTAAATTAGAAGGCATTGATGCTATACATGCATGGCATCATAATTATGGTTGTTCACAATTAAGTGACGATCATGAGAATACTCGTAAGATATTGCGTGATATTTGTCTGCACCCAAATACAGGTGGCGTATTGGTTCTTTCATTAGGCTGTGAAAACAACCAACCTGACGCTTTCATGGAAATGCTTGGTGATTATGACAAAGACCGCATTAAACTTCTTGTTACTCAAAAGGTGAAGGGTGACGAAGTTGAAGAGGGCATGAAGATATTGAGAGACCTCTACTCTTTGGCTAAGGATGATAAACGTGAGGATGTACCACTTAGTAAGTTGCGAATCGGACTTAAATGCGGTGGAAGTGATGGCTTTAGCGGTATAACAGCTAATCCACTTGTTGGAGAATTGTCTGACTGGTTGGTTGCACAGGGAGGGACAAGTGTTCTGACGGAGGTTCCTGAAATGTTTGGAGCTGAGACTATATTGATGAACAGATGTAAAACTCCCGAGTTGTTTAACAAGACAGTTAGTTTAATTAATAACTTCAAGGAATATTTTATCAGTCATGGTGAACCAGTTGGTGAAAATCCTTCACCAGGTAATAAAGCTGGTGGAATTTCAACATTGGAAGACAAGGCTTTGGGATGTACACAGAAATGTGGTCGTGCTAAAGTAAACGGAGTATTGGAATATGGTGATCGTTTATGTGATGATGGACTAAATTTACTTTCAGCTCCAGGAAATGACTTAGTTGCATCTACAGCTTTAGCTTCTGCAGGTTGTCAATTAGTGTTATTTACAACAGGACGTGGCACCCCATTTGGTACATTCGTTCCAACGATGAAGATAAGCACAAACTCTACCCTATTTAACAACAAGCCAAATTGGATTGATTTCAATGCAGGTGAACTTATTGAAGGTAGCGATATGAAAGATGTTCTTAATAAGTTTATTGACAAAGTTATTTCTGTAGCTAGTGGAGAGCTTGTTAGAAATGAAATTAATGAATACAGAGAAATCTCTATATTCAAGAATGGTGTTACTTTATAA